The stretch of DNA AATCCTAGAGATAGTTTAACAGAGACAACCTGAAGAAGAAAGAGGGAATACGTGTACTACAATACAAAATGCAGCAATCGAGCATACATCGCAGAGAGGATTATATGTTTGGTCGATGAGTAAGTCAAGCCTAAAATGAACTCACTGCGTTCGGGCTTGACAACCCATCTTCCCAAACATGGGTAGTAGCTATGCGATGTATGCATAAGTATCAAGTGGCACTTGATAGATTTAATCATGGTGAAATTTAAAGAAACAATATTTAAATATCAAAGATCTTTATTAATCTTGTTAAAGGTCGACCTTTTTGGTTGATTACAAATCATATTATACGAGGGGGATAAATGATATGAGCGCTATTAACCTGCCAACGCCTACAAAGCAACAACTTGCGTGGCAGGATATGGAGATGGGTATGTTTTGTCACTTTGGCTTGAATACTTTCAACGACAAAGAATGGGGAGACGGTACAGATTCTCCAGAGACCTTTAATCCCACCTCATTAGACGCAAGGCAGTGGGTTAAAATAGCCAAAAAGGCGGGATTTAAATATTTTATATTGACAGCCAAACATCACGATGGTTTTTGTCTGTGGCAAACCGAAACTACTTCTTACTCAGTAAAGTCCAGTCCGTGGAAGAACGGAACTGGGGATGTGGTTAAAGAATGCGCTAAAGCGTGTGAAGAAGAAGGGATTGGATTTGGCATATATCTTTCTCCCTGGGACAGGCATGAACCTTGTTATTCTGACAAAGCAGCTTACGATGACTTTTACATAAGACAGCTTACTGAGCTTTTGACGAGATATGGGCGACTAGTTGAGGTCTGGTTTGATGGTGCTGGTTCGGAGGGAAGAGAGTACGATTGGCCTCGCATAATATCTACGGTGAAAAAATATCAACCTGATGCGATGATATTCAATATGGGCGCTCCTACTATAAGGTGGGTGGGAAATGAGGATGGAGTTGCACCATATCCTTGTTGGAACGCGGCGAAAGAGGCGAGGGTTAGCATGTTTACTAAAGACATGCTT from Caldanaerobius fijiensis DSM 17918 encodes:
- a CDS encoding alpha-L-fucosidase translates to MSAINLPTPTKQQLAWQDMEMGMFCHFGLNTFNDKEWGDGTDSPETFNPTSLDARQWVKIAKKAGFKYFILTAKHHDGFCLWQTETTSYSVKSSPWKNGTGDVVKECAKACEEEGIGFGIYLSPWDRHEPCYSDKAAYDDFYIRQLTELLTRYGRLVEVWFDGAGSEGREYDWPRIISTVKKYQPDAMIFNMGAPTIRWVGNEDGVAPYPCWNAAKEARVSMFTKDMLTWLPETPEWVPAECDVPIRRRHWFWHPNDEDSLLSLDELMDIYYRSVGHGANLLLNVAPDNRGLIPDIDAKRVIEFGEEIRRRFSNPLSRCAGKGYELKLALNAAALVDHVILMEDIAYGERVREYVLEAEKGGNWIELVHGSAIGHKKIDRFEPIYTKELRLKVLKAEAEPLIRDFAAFSTCCYK